TCCACGCCGACGGTCTTGCCGTCCTCGGCCTGCTCAATGGTCCACTCTTGCCATGTAGGCGCATCTTGGAGTCCTTGCTTGAGGAGCGTCCAATTGCTGTCGAGCTGATGACTTGCTTGGTTGAAGTATCGTCCGTCTGTTGCTAACGCAGCCTTTTCTCGCCCAATGACAGCCGTTCCGGCGGAACCTGAGAAGCCGCAGATGAACTCGCGGCGGGCGTCGGTGGGGGCTATGTACTCGGACGAGTGTGCATCCTCAGAGGGAACGACTACGCCATGTCAGTCAGCCATCAAGCCTCAATGTGTGGAAATCATACTGTACAGGTCTACCTTGTGCTCCCTCATCAGCTCGCGCAGCCGCGTCAGGCGGTCTGTCGTATCGACCTTGTCCATCTCAGCGGGTCTGTATAGTCGTGAAGCAGCGTGGAAGGTTCGATGTGCAAGAGGCAATGTGCTTGGGCTGCGTGACAACCAGCGAGTGAGGGAAGTGCGCATGAAAGCAGATCGACACCGAAAGACAGTCACATGCACACCAACACGGAAAAACAGTCACATGCACACCAACTCTACAACTGGACTACGTGTAATGCGACATCCTGGTGGCCCAAAGAGGTGACATCGAACCACTGGCGGTATATCTGGTCACGTTTGGTATAACGCATACCTTAGCATGTCGCATGGATCAATAAAACCTGtcgctgctgctgctgctgtaCCATCTCTGATAGACCAACAGTCCACCAATTGGACACTTCCGTTCTTTCCCGTACCGTAGTACGGTGGCATCGCCGTCGTGGTCATCTTATTGCGACTTTGCTTGATCGGGAAACAGGCCGCACATCCCGCTTCCTCTTCAGACTTTGAAGACAACTCCAAGTGACCGCCATCAACATTCATCAACGCCCACCTCCAGCTTGATGGCACCCAATGGCTCATCAGCCGTGAAGCGGCTCCTCGCAGCTGCCATCCAGGTCCGCTCATACTCAGCCCCAGCAGACCGCGCAATTCCCGCGGCCAAGCAAAAGTACATACCAGTTTCCGGCACATATCCCAAAGGCTTCCTGGCTGGCAGTGCTTTTGCTGGCGTCAAGTCGAGCAACACCAAATATGACGATCTTGCACTCGTCGTATCCGAGGAAGCCTGTCCCGCCGCCGCCGTCTTCACCAAAAATATCTTCAAGGCCGCGCCAGTCATCACCTCAAAGCAGACCTTCTTTGACAGCAAGAAGAATGGGCATGGCCTCGATCGCTTCAGGGGTGTTGTTGTGAACTCAGGCTGCGCGAACGCAGTCACCGGCAAGCTAGGCCTTGAGCATGCCGAAGCAATGGCTCGCACCACCGATCAATGCTTTGGTGACTCTTCCCCCGACGCACCGCCACACACTCTGGTCATGAGTACTGGTGTCATTGGCCAGCGCTTACCTATCGACCGCATCACCAATGCCATCCCGAAACTTCACGAGAATTTAGGAAGCTCCCACGAGCACTGGATGGCCGCAGCCCAGGCCATTTGCACCACTGACACCTTTCCCAAGCTCATTTCAAGGACCTTCACGCTTCCCTCGCACCCGGACACCACCTACAGCATCGCTGGCATGACCAAAGGCGCTGGCATGATTCACCCAAACATGGGCACCCTCCTGGGTATAGTCTGCACGGATGTAAAGGTTGATCCAGAGTCTATGCGAAGTATCTTGCGCCATACAACAAGCAAATCCTTCAACTGCATCTCCATCGACGGCGACACCAGCACCAACGACACCGTAAACTTCTTCGCAAATGGCGCTGCGGCTCCTGCGGGTGCTAGCCCTGTTCGCTATATCCCCAGAAAACAGATGGCAGACGAGAGCACAGCCTCTGCAACTGAACAAGCCGACTTTGAAGCTTTCACCCGCGTCCTGGACAACTTCTTCGTTGATCTGGCCCAGCTAGTGGTCCGCGATGGCGAGGGTGCAACCAAATTTGTCACCATCCGCGTGCGCTCAGACGAGGGCTATGTCCCCGCCAAACGCGCAGCCGTAAGTATCGCTCGCTCTGCCCTGGTAAAGACGGCCTTGTACGGCAAGGATGCGAACTGGGGCAGAATCTTATGTGCTATTGGGTACGCACCAGGCATCATGGGATCCGACACCCTTCCAGTGCATCAGTTTGCGACAAGGGACAGCAAGAGTAGAGATAGCAGTCCCGTGGTCATACCTTCACGCACTAGCGTCAGCTTTATTCCTGCGGACGGCAGTGAGGAGTTGAAACTTTTGGTCAGAGGCGAACCCGAGCAAGTTGATGAGCAGCGAGCGAAGCAGATCTTGGAGCAGGAGGACCTTGAAATTTTGGTGAGGTTGGAGGATGACGGAGCCGAGGCACCTgcaaggaggaggaggagatcTGAGGCTGTCTTCTGGACTTGTGACTTTAGTCATGAGTACGTTACCATCAATGGTGACTATAGAACCTAGACTGCACAGCATAGAGTATCCCTGTGGTGGTGTACATGGTGTACCACTGATCCTGCAATCGAGGCTGTACAATTTT
Above is a window of Fulvia fulva chromosome 6, complete sequence DNA encoding:
- a CDS encoding Arginine biosynthesis bifunctional protein ArgJ, mitochondrial, which translates into the protein MAPNGSSAVKRLLAAAIQVRSYSAPADRAIPAAKQKYIPVSGTYPKGFLAGSAFAGVKSSNTKYDDLALVVSEEACPAAAVFTKNIFKAAPVITSKQTFFDSKKNGHGLDRFRGVVVNSGCANAVTGKLGLEHAEAMARTTDQCFGDSSPDAPPHTLVMSTGVIGQRLPIDRITNAIPKLHENLGSSHEHWMAAAQAICTTDTFPKLISRTFTLPSHPDTTYSIAGMTKGAGMIHPNMGTLLGIVCTDVKVDPESMRSILRHTTSKSFNCISIDGDTSTNDTVNFFANGAAAPAGASPVRYIPRKQMADESTASATEQADFEAFTRVLDNFFVDLAQLVVRDGEGATKFVTIRVRSDEGYVPAKRAAVSIARSALVKTALYGKDANWGRILCAIGYAPGIMGSDTLPVHQFATRDSKSRDSSPVVIPSRTSVSFIPADGSEELKLLVRGEPEQVDEQRAKQILEQEDLEILVRLEDDGAEAPARRRRRSEAVFWTCDFSHEYVTINGDYRT